DNA sequence from the Anaerobacillus alkaliphilus genome:
AGCTATACCATAATGGCGCTGTATATTTATCAGGCGCACCACATGTGGTTAACAAAGGCGTAACATTTATATCAATTAGAGCATTAGCGGACCGACTTGGATACAAAGTATCTTATAATCGAGATACTAAACAGTACACATTTTCTAATGAGACAACCAGCTTGCAGTTAGCAGCAAATGAAAAGCAATATCGTTTTAACGGCAAGCAACTTAGCTTTACTGATAAAACAGTGCCTTACACAACGAAAGGAACAATGATGGTTCCTTTGAGAGATGTAACGAAGATGTTTGGAATGAGAGTGTTTCCAAAACTATCAGAAAACAAGGTTGAATTAATTTGGTATACTGAATTACCAAAGCCTGCAGCAAAGCTAGAAGCGAGTTTTGAAACAAACAAAGTTCAGTATAAAATTGGTGAACCAATTGAATATTTTGATTTAAGTGTGGCTGAAGGCAGTAAAATAAAAAAAGTAAATTGGACAAATAATGAAAAGGCTTTTTTCACATCTGGTCTGCAAACCATTACATTGCAGATTGAAAATGAGCTAGGCCATACGAGTATAGCTTCTCAAACAATTTTTATTGAAGAAGAAGTCATGTACACCAAACCTGAGTATGATGCTTTATTCACACCAGTTGGTGAGAAATTCCCGATTGTTCGTGAAGCAGTTTTAGATTATTTACTTGTCCCATTTCAGTTAAACCATCAACCAATGAAGCTGGTTAGAAGTAATAGTCCTGAGCGGATTGTTCAAGAAGGAATTTACTATCAAGACCATTTATCAGGTAATATTCGCTTTTTAATTCATCATCAGAATGCAAGACCTAATCCAGTAAAGATTTATTTATTGGCAAAAAATAATGGTAATACGACAGCAACGGTTACTGTTAATAATTTAGGAATGTTTGGACCGAACCGATTTGTTTCAGCAACAGGAAAAAATTCGGTTGCTAACTATTTAACAGGACTACAACAGTATCAAACTGAAACGATTACAATTAAGCCAGACCATGCTGAGCTTATCGTTGCCGAACTTAGCTCAAAAGCCATTCCAACCGAAAGCGTTATGACATTGTATGCGGATGTTTACGCTGACCAGGAGCTAAGCTTCCAAGTGATTGTTTTAGATGAAGAAAATGATCTTCAACGAACATATCCTTTCCTACAAGGTATTAATGCGACTCGTGATGGTAAGCATACAAGAGGTACATTTGAAAACGGTAATCGAGAGCTAGTCGTTTCTCAAGTGTTTGGTACCCAACTTAGCAGAATTATTCTTGGCGATGGTACTCAAGATCCTTATGTTACTGGTGTAGATAACTTCTCTGGCTATAATGAGACGAATTTCGGTAACAGAGGTGTCTTTTATACTGTTCAGCTAGAAAGGGTTGCGCCAAATACGGCACTAGTTTTAAACCCGAGAGGTGGTCATTATGCAGGGGCATTTTTAGTGAATGGTCAGCTAGTAATGGCACCAACGAATGGGGTTCTTCATGATCCAAACGAAGTAGTCGTATTACACAGAACAGGTCAAACTGAGGAAAAAGTAACAATTCAATTTATTCCAGCATCAGGTAGTAACCTACCAATTAATCTTTTATCGATACCATTAAAAATAGTAGAATAGTTATATGAAAGAGGCTGTCTCAAAAGTGTCTGACACTTTTTTGGGGACAGTCTCTTTTTTTTCGCCAAAAACCACAAAAATTATTAACACTATCTTCCAATTTTCCCCTTGTTCATTCTAGTAGGAAAGAGTAGTATTGTAATAGGAAAATATAGAAATTGAGGAATATTCTATTATTTTTCATGAAAAATTAGATGATGGAGGCGAAGAAATGAGGTTTACTAACAAAAAGATAGTTTCTGCATTATTAGTGCTAATTCTAGTATTTAGTACGTTTATGCCAACTTATGCGGTTGTAGAACAAACCCCAGAAAGGGATCAACAAACGGTACTAGAAAAGTTGAATCTCTCCTTGGAAGATCGACGTGATGTCCATATGAGTCAAGTAGCTGATGAAAGATTGAAACCAAGTGAGGATACGTTAATTGTAAAATATAAGTCACCGATTTCTGTTGAACAGCACCAAAGATCAGGTGCGACGTTATCAAAACGTATTTCATCGTTAGGCTATGATATTGTCAGACTTCAACGCAATCAGAAGATGGAAAACGTCATAGCGGCTTACCGAAAGCTTTCAAACGTAGAATCGGTAACACCAAGTTATCCATATCAAAAGCTAGAAACGAACGATCCAAAAAGTACTTCAATGTATCACTTAAGCCAACTTCGTATCAATGAAGCTCTTAAACTAGCAGGTAAACATGAGGTAGTTGTTGCTGTTATTGATTCAGGATTAGATCAAAATCATCCAGAATTAAAAAATAAATTATTACCGGATTATAATGCTGTTAATCCGTTAAAACGTGGAATGGCCGATATGCACGGAACTCACGTTGCAGGGATTATTGCTGCTGAAGCCAATAATGGGATTGGTGGAATGGGGATTAATCCTAATGCCAAAATATTGCCAATTGATGTATTTGGCCGTGAATGGGGTGCATACGATTATTCAATCGCAGAAGGTATCATGCACGCGATTGAGAAGAAGGCAAATGTCATTAATATGAGTCTCGGTTCATTCTTTCCGTCTCCTATTATTGAAGAAGCTGTAGAGAAAGCCATTGATGCTGGAATTGTTGTCGTGGCTGCGGCAGGTAACTCAGGAAGCAACATGAAGGGTTACCCAGCGTCATTCCCTGGCGTAATTAGTGTTGGAGCAACAAATGAAAATAAGGAGTTAGCACAATTTTCTACATATGGTCCTAGTGTCGATATCGTTGCACCTGGAGAAGATGTGTATGCACCTGTATTTGATGTAGATAAGCGATCTTCTTTTATTAAAGCTAGCGGGACATCAATGGCTTCGCCAGTTGTCGCTGGGGTCGCTTCATTACTATTATCTAAGTACCCTAACTTAACACCATATGAAGTGAAATATATTTTGGAGAAAACAGCGAAGGATTTAGGAGCTCCAGGATACGATGTGAAATTTGGATATGGATTAGTTGATCCGGTTGCAGCTCTTAAATACGATGTAAAGCAAGTACCGAAACAACCAATGAAAGAAGAAGAAGCGATTCAAAGAGCAAAGGTACTCCAATTTGGTGGTAAAGCTGAGGCAGTTGTTTCAGATACAATTACCGTTCCGCAACAGCAAAATTGGGTGCGTTTCAATATGGTTTACGGTGAACTAGCTCAGATTGTCTTAGATGTTCCAGAAAACTATGACTATACCCTTGTATTACAATATTCCTCTGCTGGAATTAATGAAACAATAGAAATTAATGAGGCTAGCGAAGGAAAAGTGGAAGCTATTTTATATGAAGCAAAAGATAGCGGTACTTTATATATTGGTGTCAAGGATGCTAATGAAAAGTACGACGAAAAAGGGAAATCCGAATACTCTTTAACAGTT
Encoded proteins:
- a CDS encoding stalk domain-containing protein — protein: MNKLLKSALIVLLVVSIWSFPEGGGATAETLKENKVTLILNTRQLYHNGAVYLSGAPHVVNKGVTFISIRALADRLGYKVSYNRDTKQYTFSNETTSLQLAANEKQYRFNGKQLSFTDKTVPYTTKGTMMVPLRDVTKMFGMRVFPKLSENKVELIWYTELPKPAAKLEASFETNKVQYKIGEPIEYFDLSVAEGSKIKKVNWTNNEKAFFTSGLQTITLQIENELGHTSIASQTIFIEEEVMYTKPEYDALFTPVGEKFPIVREAVLDYLLVPFQLNHQPMKLVRSNSPERIVQEGIYYQDHLSGNIRFLIHHQNARPNPVKIYLLAKNNGNTTATVTVNNLGMFGPNRFVSATGKNSVANYLTGLQQYQTETITIKPDHAELIVAELSSKAIPTESVMTLYADVYADQELSFQVIVLDEENDLQRTYPFLQGINATRDGKHTRGTFENGNRELVVSQVFGTQLSRIILGDGTQDPYVTGVDNFSGYNETNFGNRGVFYTVQLERVAPNTALVLNPRGGHYAGAFLVNGQLVMAPTNGVLHDPNEVVVLHRTGQTEEKVTIQFIPASGSNLPINLLSIPLKIVE